A region from the Deinococcus cellulosilyticus NBRC 106333 = KACC 11606 genome encodes:
- a CDS encoding ABC transporter substrate-binding protein, protein MKKALGLFVVLALGSAAQAATLTVNCFSNLNEPIEAAIPMWNKLHPNDPIKVNTLAYGDHHNALTTALATGSGAGDIACVEIGFVAKFGESGGLEDLGKAPYSAKQHQKLITEYAWAQATNADGGMYVFPVDIAPGTLFYRDDILKKAGVSTGALTKSWESYIDAGKKIKEKTGAYLLHNAGFIARAYVRANIAKGESLYFDAKGNPVLNSARFVKAAQLAKAARDAKLDANVGEWSPEWTDGLNKGKIATQPFGAWFEGTMQGLVPETKGKWRAIDLPGKSYATWGGSFLAIPKQSKNKDLAWEFIKFYALNKDVQLNSFKAISALPSLKAAQKDALLKQPVAFLGGQTTARNMWVRAANNTIPFDANKFDSVADDAFGAALTKILNDGADIKAALDEAQTLVERRVKRGN, encoded by the coding sequence ATGAAGAAAGCTCTCGGTCTGTTTGTTGTTCTTGCCCTTGGTAGTGCCGCTCAAGCTGCCACCCTCACCGTCAACTGCTTCTCCAACCTGAACGAACCCATCGAAGCAGCCATCCCCATGTGGAACAAACTCCACCCAAACGACCCCATCAAGGTCAACACCCTGGCTTACGGTGACCACCACAACGCCCTGACCACCGCCCTGGCCACTGGCTCCGGCGCCGGGGACATTGCCTGCGTGGAAATCGGCTTCGTTGCCAAGTTCGGTGAGTCTGGCGGTCTGGAAGACCTGGGCAAAGCCCCCTACAGCGCCAAACAGCACCAGAAACTGATCACCGAGTACGCATGGGCTCAAGCCACCAACGCTGACGGCGGCATGTATGTGTTCCCCGTGGACATCGCCCCCGGCACCCTGTTCTACCGCGACGACATCCTCAAGAAAGCTGGCGTGTCCACTGGCGCACTGACCAAGAGCTGGGAAAGCTACATCGACGCTGGTAAGAAGATCAAAGAGAAGACCGGCGCTTACCTGCTCCACAACGCTGGCTTCATTGCCCGCGCCTACGTCCGCGCCAACATCGCCAAAGGCGAGAGCCTCTACTTCGATGCCAAGGGCAACCCTGTCCTGAACAGCGCCCGCTTCGTGAAAGCAGCACAGCTGGCCAAAGCTGCCCGTGACGCCAAACTCGACGCCAACGTCGGTGAGTGGAGCCCCGAGTGGACCGACGGCCTGAACAAAGGCAAGATTGCCACCCAGCCCTTCGGCGCCTGGTTCGAAGGCACCATGCAGGGCCTCGTTCCCGAAACCAAAGGCAAGTGGCGCGCCATTGACCTGCCCGGCAAGAGCTACGCCACCTGGGGCGGAAGCTTCCTGGCCATCCCCAAGCAGAGCAAGAACAAAGACCTGGCCTGGGAATTCATCAAGTTCTACGCCCTGAACAAGGACGTGCAGCTCAACAGCTTCAAGGCCATCTCCGCTCTGCCTTCCCTCAAAGCTGCCCAGAAAGATGCCCTCCTCAAGCAACCCGTGGCCTTCCTCGGTGGTCAGACCACTGCCCGCAACATGTGGGTCCGCGCTGCCAACAACACCATCCCCTTCGATGCCAACAAGTTTGACTCCGTGGCAGACGACGCTTTCGGCGCTGCTCTGACCAAGATCCTGAACGACGGAGCCGACATCAAGGCTGCTCTGGACGAAGCCCAGACCCTCGTTGAGCGTCGCGTCAAGCGCGGCAACTAA
- a CDS encoding carbohydrate ABC transporter permease, translating to MTTTTKKEIQRKSFNWNTFQKDAAPYVFVSPFFILFAIFGLFPIVFSLVLSFSSWNSASGLSSMKYVGLENFTFVLGDKEFRTTIYNTLWIAIVSGLPQHLVAIPLAYILHTQVKRFKHFFTAAFLVPYVTSTVAIAIVVSVLFSEQRGVVNQFLLWLNDFPILGSIIPDKEGENYIKWTFDKDYTKPLLCILIFWRYFGYNTVLYLAGLQTISSDIYEAAEVDGASRMQQFWYITLPLLRPIAYFATIGTVVGNLNLFDEVLILLSGPPAGGQDNSGETIGYYIYRNAFILNDMGAAAATSWFLFILVLIVTVLTNLAFGRSANSTEG from the coding sequence ATGACCACCACCACCAAAAAAGAGATACAACGGAAGTCCTTCAACTGGAACACCTTCCAGAAGGATGCTGCGCCATACGTTTTTGTCAGTCCGTTTTTTATTCTGTTCGCCATTTTCGGCCTCTTCCCCATCGTGTTTTCACTGGTGCTGTCCTTCAGCAGCTGGAACTCCGCAAGTGGGCTGTCCAGCATGAAATACGTGGGCCTGGAGAACTTCACTTTCGTTCTCGGGGACAAAGAGTTCAGAACCACCATCTACAACACGCTGTGGATTGCCATCGTTTCCGGTCTTCCCCAGCACCTCGTGGCCATTCCGCTGGCCTACATCCTGCACACCCAGGTCAAGCGCTTCAAGCACTTTTTCACTGCCGCCTTCCTGGTGCCTTACGTCACCTCGACGGTGGCCATTGCCATCGTGGTTTCCGTGCTCTTCAGTGAGCAACGCGGTGTGGTCAACCAGTTCCTGCTGTGGCTGAACGATTTCCCCATTCTGGGCTCGATCATCCCTGACAAGGAAGGCGAAAACTACATCAAGTGGACCTTCGACAAGGATTACACCAAGCCCCTGTTGTGCATCCTGATCTTCTGGCGTTACTTCGGTTACAACACCGTGCTGTACCTCGCCGGTCTGCAGACCATTTCCAGCGACATCTACGAGGCCGCCGAAGTGGACGGTGCCAGCCGCATGCAGCAGTTCTGGTACATCACCCTGCCCCTCCTGCGCCCCATCGCTTACTTCGCCACCATCGGCACCGTGGTCGGGAACCTCAACCTCTTCGATGAAGTGCTGATTCTGCTGTCCGGTCCTCCAGCAGGTGGTCAGGACAACAGTGGTGAAACCATCGGTTACTACATCTACCGCAACGCCTTCATCCTGAACGACATGGGTGCCGCAGCTGCAACCTCCTGGTTCCTGTTCATTCTGGTGCTCATCGTCACCGTTCTCACCAACCTGGCCTTTGGACGCAGCGCCAACAGCACGGAGGGCTGA
- a CDS encoding carbohydrate ABC transporter permease, translating to MTTTVKPTKVRSLEQRALGGKIVLNGILLFMALFTLAPLYLMFVLATFDKGQTFDLPVHMWFGTDTPLNYQILLDKANFWRAFWNSTYISIMSVIFTLFFCSLGGYAFAMYEFKGKSVMFGLLLGTVLIPSLLGLVPYYLIMQQIGWVGKPIALYFPGAANAFGIFLMRQYIVSSIPKELMEAARIDGCSEFRIYWSVVLPLLGPVMATLGLTTLIGSWNSFSNALVMLREQETFTLPLVLRSLQGLSTTEWGALLLGTAIATVPLLILFVFTSRQLVSGITSGAVKG from the coding sequence ATGACCACCACTGTCAAACCCACAAAAGTCCGCTCTCTCGAGCAACGCGCCCTCGGTGGCAAGATTGTCCTCAACGGCATCCTGCTGTTCATGGCCCTCTTCACCCTGGCCCCTCTGTACCTGATGTTTGTGCTGGCCACCTTTGACAAAGGTCAAACCTTTGACCTGCCTGTCCACATGTGGTTCGGCACCGACACGCCCCTCAACTACCAGATCCTGCTGGACAAGGCCAACTTCTGGCGTGCCTTCTGGAACAGCACCTACATCTCCATCATGTCGGTGATCTTCACCCTGTTCTTCTGCTCCCTGGGTGGATACGCTTTCGCCATGTACGAGTTCAAAGGCAAGAGCGTGATGTTCGGGCTGCTGCTCGGCACCGTGCTGATTCCCAGCCTGCTCGGCCTTGTTCCCTACTACCTGATCATGCAGCAGATCGGCTGGGTCGGAAAACCCATCGCCCTGTACTTCCCTGGTGCAGCCAACGCTTTTGGGATCTTCCTGATGCGCCAGTACATCGTCTCCTCGATTCCCAAAGAACTGATGGAAGCCGCCCGCATTGACGGTTGCAGTGAATTCCGCATCTACTGGAGTGTTGTGCTGCCCCTGCTCGGCCCCGTGATGGCCACCCTGGGTCTGACCACATTGATCGGTTCCTGGAACAGCTTCTCCAATGCTCTGGTGATGCTGCGTGAGCAGGAAACCTTCACCCTGCCCCTGGTGCTGCGCAGCCTGCAAGGCCTGAGCACCACCGAATGGGGAGCCCTTTTGCTCGGTACGGCCATCGCCACTGTGCCCCTCCTGATCCTGTTCGTCTTCACCTCACGTCAGCTGGTGTCCGGAATCACCTCCGGGGCTGTGAAAGGCTAA
- a CDS encoding GH1 family beta-glucosidase, whose amino-acid sequence MTVKSAEPIQKISAEGMPQFPKGFVWGTATSSFQIEGAAFEDGRSPSIWDTFCATDGKIIDGTNGDVACDHYHLWEQDLDLIKSLGVQAYRFSIAWPRIIPTGKGEVNQKGLDFYERIVDGLIERGIEPHVTLYHWDLPQCLQDIGGWENRDVAYYFADYCAVVADRLGSRVKSYATFNEPWCVSILSNELGHHAPGKFDRKAALAVAHHLHLAHGLALQRLRAMNLTSQLGIVLNLTPAYPATESEADKAEAWLADGKGNRWFLDPILKGSYPQDVWDHYSEDVRPTVLPGDLELASQPIDFMGINYYTRSFVSTEDKKLPENTEYTDMGWEVYPSGLSDLLIRLNGDYNLPDLYITENGAAYPDVVAEDGHVHDEGRVNYLREHFKAAHQTIEAGVPLKGYFVWSLMDNFEWAFGYSKRFGVVYVDYESQKRILKDSALWYQDFLKQQ is encoded by the coding sequence ATGACTGTCAAATCTGCAGAACCCATTCAAAAAATCTCTGCTGAGGGCATGCCCCAGTTTCCCAAGGGCTTCGTGTGGGGAACCGCCACCTCCAGCTTCCAGATCGAAGGTGCAGCTTTCGAGGATGGCCGCAGCCCCTCCATCTGGGACACCTTCTGTGCCACTGATGGAAAAATCATCGATGGCACCAATGGGGACGTTGCCTGTGACCACTACCACCTGTGGGAGCAGGACCTCGACCTGATCAAGAGCCTCGGCGTGCAGGCCTACCGTTTCTCCATCGCCTGGCCCCGCATCATCCCCACCGGAAAAGGTGAGGTCAACCAGAAGGGCCTTGACTTCTACGAGCGCATCGTGGATGGCCTGATTGAGCGTGGCATTGAACCTCACGTGACCCTGTACCACTGGGATCTTCCACAGTGCCTGCAGGACATCGGAGGCTGGGAAAACCGTGATGTGGCCTATTACTTCGCAGATTACTGCGCCGTGGTCGCTGACCGTCTGGGAAGCCGCGTCAAGAGCTATGCCACCTTCAATGAGCCCTGGTGCGTGTCCATCCTCTCCAACGAACTGGGGCACCACGCCCCTGGCAAGTTTGACCGCAAAGCCGCTCTTGCTGTGGCCCATCACCTTCACCTCGCCCACGGTCTGGCCCTGCAACGCCTGCGTGCCATGAACCTCACCAGTCAACTGGGCATCGTGCTGAACCTGACCCCTGCCTACCCTGCCACCGAGAGCGAAGCAGACAAAGCAGAAGCCTGGCTTGCTGATGGCAAGGGCAACCGCTGGTTCCTGGACCCCATCCTGAAGGGCTCCTACCCCCAGGATGTGTGGGACCACTACAGCGAAGATGTGCGCCCCACTGTGCTGCCTGGTGATCTGGAACTTGCTTCGCAGCCAATTGACTTCATGGGCATCAACTACTACACCCGTTCTTTTGTTTCCACCGAAGACAAAAAACTGCCCGAAAACACCGAGTACACCGACATGGGCTGGGAAGTCTACCCCAGTGGCCTCAGCGACCTGCTGATCCGCCTGAATGGGGACTACAACCTGCCCGACCTGTACATCACCGAAAACGGAGCAGCCTACCCCGATGTGGTGGCAGAAGACGGTCACGTGCACGATGAGGGCCGCGTCAACTACCTGCGTGAGCACTTCAAAGCCGCTCACCAAACCATCGAAGCTGGGGTGCCCCTCAAGGGCTACTTCGTGTGGTCCCTGATGGACAACTTTGAATGGGCTTTTGGGTACAGCAAGCGCTTCGGTGTGGTCTACGTGGATTACGAATCCCAGAAACGCATCCTGAAAGACAGCGCATTATGGTATCAGGACTTCCTGAAACAGCAATAA
- a CDS encoding glycoside hydrolase family 43 protein: MVSGLPETAITPAELQAHRIENPVLRGFHPDPSILRVGEDFYLATSTFEWFPGVEIHHSKDLVNWRLLTRPLTRKSQLDMTGNPDSGGIWAPCLTHDGEKFYLIYTDVKHWGNLREPFKDTHNYLVTADSIEGPWSEPIYLNSSGFDPSLFHDDDGRKWLLNMLWDWRNGKNHFAGIVLQEYDPVQQKLVGPVRNIFKGSSLGLTEGPHLYKRDGFYHLMVAEGGTGYNHAVTMARSRSIAGPYELDPSSPLLTSKDHPELPLQKAGHGSLTDTPSGEWYLAHLCGRPLETGALGHCILGRETALQKVEWNEDGWLRLVGGKNTPEQSVPAPQLPPHPWPKEPEKDDFDSEDLNPHFQSLRIPVTPDWLSLTERSGHLRLKGQESLLSRFRQSLIARRLQAFHAEAETCVEFEPDHFQQMAGLIAFYDVKHWVYLRVSHSEENGRNLQLISCDAGQYDEPSEEIPLATDQQKVWMQVHFEHQTFHFDYSLDGQSWQRVGPDFESRKLSDDYANNLGFTGAFVGLCAQDLAGTRKAADFDFFRYTELQ; this comes from the coding sequence ATGGTATCAGGACTTCCTGAAACAGCAATAACCCCTGCTGAGCTGCAAGCTCACAGGATCGAGAACCCCGTTTTACGGGGTTTTCATCCTGATCCGAGCATTCTGCGGGTGGGTGAGGATTTCTATCTGGCGACCTCCACCTTCGAGTGGTTTCCCGGTGTGGAAATCCATCACTCAAAGGATCTGGTGAACTGGAGGCTGCTGACCCGGCCCCTCACGCGCAAGTCACAGCTGGACATGACCGGGAATCCCGATTCTGGCGGAATCTGGGCCCCCTGCCTGACCCATGATGGAGAGAAGTTTTACCTGATCTACACCGACGTGAAGCACTGGGGAAACCTGCGGGAGCCTTTCAAAGACACCCACAATTACCTGGTGACCGCAGACAGCATCGAAGGCCCCTGGAGCGAGCCGATTTACCTGAATTCCAGTGGTTTTGATCCCAGCCTGTTTCACGACGATGACGGCAGGAAGTGGCTCCTCAACATGCTGTGGGACTGGCGCAATGGCAAGAACCACTTTGCAGGGATTGTGCTGCAGGAGTACGACCCTGTGCAGCAAAAGCTGGTTGGACCTGTCAGGAACATCTTCAAAGGCTCATCACTGGGTCTGACAGAAGGCCCGCACCTCTACAAAAGGGATGGCTTCTATCACCTGATGGTCGCTGAAGGTGGAACCGGGTACAACCACGCCGTCACCATGGCAAGGTCCAGAAGCATTGCCGGGCCTTATGAACTTGACCCCTCCTCTCCCCTGCTGACTTCAAAGGATCATCCTGAGTTGCCTCTGCAGAAAGCCGGTCACGGAAGCCTGACCGACACGCCCTCAGGAGAATGGTATCTGGCCCACCTGTGCGGCAGACCGCTCGAAACCGGAGCACTGGGGCACTGCATCCTTGGCCGGGAAACTGCCCTGCAAAAAGTGGAGTGGAATGAAGATGGCTGGCTCAGGCTTGTGGGAGGCAAAAACACCCCCGAACAGTCTGTCCCTGCTCCTCAACTGCCCCCTCACCCCTGGCCGAAAGAACCCGAAAAGGATGATTTCGATTCAGAGGACCTGAACCCCCACTTTCAGAGCCTGCGCATTCCGGTGACTCCAGACTGGCTGAGCTTAACTGAAAGATCCGGACACCTGCGTTTGAAAGGTCAGGAGTCTTTGCTCTCCAGATTCCGTCAGAGCCTGATTGCCAGACGACTGCAGGCATTTCATGCTGAAGCAGAAACCTGTGTGGAATTCGAGCCAGACCATTTCCAGCAGATGGCAGGACTGATCGCTTTCTACGATGTGAAACACTGGGTTTACCTGAGGGTGAGTCACAGCGAAGAAAACGGCAGGAACCTGCAACTGATCAGCTGTGACGCAGGACAATACGATGAACCCTCAGAAGAAATTCCTCTGGCAACAGACCAGCAAAAGGTGTGGATGCAGGTGCACTTTGAGCACCAGACCTTCCATTTTGATTATTCGCTGGATGGTCAATCCTGGCAGCGTGTGGGACCCGATTTCGAGTCCAGAAAACTGTCAGATGATTACGCCAACAATCTGGGCTTCACCGGAGCGTTTGTGGGACTGTGTGCCCAGGACCTCGCGGGCACCCGCAAAGCAGCAGACTTTGACTTTTTCCGATACACCGAGCTTCAGTAG
- a CDS encoding FtsW/RodA/SpoVE family cell cycle protein, protein MIRYEVALPLLVLALLGVGLIAVSSAATPGDFQKQILGIGLSLVPIAALWFLGRERLYRFSFLIYIAALLLLVATMVIGREVNGSRNWLVIGPLQFQPLEIAKVALIITLARVMKGGYQGLRSYFLPLALFLPVLGLVIKEDFGGGMVLSGIFAGMMLVYRIPLWHFIAVILAVAIAFPTVVYPRLQPYQQQRLTIFINPLQDARGSGYQQVQGMIAIGSGGLMGKGYKQGSQTQNGFVPFPHTDFIFAAWAEEQGFIGAIFLLVLFGALFWRLAVMGGESPHLQDQLLFAGVLGQLGVQALENMGAAMSLLPLTGITLPLVSYGLSSLISVMATLGMAYVIHRDRYNSI, encoded by the coding sequence ATGATTCGTTACGAAGTTGCCCTTCCTCTCCTGGTGCTGGCCCTGCTTGGCGTGGGACTGATCGCGGTCAGTTCTGCTGCCACACCCGGAGATTTTCAGAAACAGATTCTGGGGATTGGCCTCAGTCTGGTTCCCATTGCTGCCCTGTGGTTTCTGGGCCGGGAACGGCTCTACCGGTTTTCCTTCCTGATCTACATTGCCGCCCTTCTGCTGCTGGTCGCCACCATGGTGATTGGCCGTGAAGTGAACGGTTCACGCAACTGGCTGGTGATTGGTCCATTGCAGTTCCAGCCTCTGGAGATCGCCAAAGTGGCCCTGATCATCACGCTCGCCCGGGTGATGAAAGGGGGCTATCAGGGACTGCGCAGTTATTTTCTGCCCCTGGCCCTCTTTTTGCCCGTTCTGGGCCTGGTGATCAAAGAAGACTTCGGGGGAGGCATGGTGCTCTCAGGCATCTTTGCAGGCATGATGCTGGTGTACCGCATTCCCCTGTGGCATTTCATTGCAGTGATTCTGGCGGTTGCCATCGCCTTTCCAACGGTGGTGTACCCACGCCTGCAGCCTTACCAGCAGCAGCGTCTGACCATCTTCATCAACCCTCTGCAAGACGCCCGGGGCTCGGGGTACCAGCAGGTGCAGGGCATGATTGCTATTGGGTCTGGTGGCCTGATGGGAAAAGGCTACAAGCAGGGCAGCCAGACCCAGAACGGCTTTGTGCCCTTTCCACACACAGATTTTATTTTTGCAGCCTGGGCAGAGGAGCAGGGCTTCATTGGTGCCATTTTCCTGCTGGTGCTGTTCGGAGCCCTGTTCTGGCGGCTTGCAGTCATGGGAGGTGAGAGCCCTCACCTGCAGGACCAGTTGCTCTTTGCAGGGGTGCTGGGGCAACTGGGCGTGCAGGCCCTGGAGAACATGGGAGCAGCAATGTCCCTGCTTCCCCTCACAGGGATCACCCTGCCACTGGTGTCCTACGGCCTGAGTTCCCTGATTTCGGTGATGGCCACGCTGGGCATGGCCTACGTGATTCACCGGGACAGGTACAACAGCATCTGA
- a CDS encoding aldo/keto reductase family protein yields the protein MEYRKLGRSGLKVSEISLGGWVTFGNQVTDTDLTRDIILKAFESGINFFDQADVYATGKSEEMMGAVLKELPRHRLVISSKVYWPMSEDVNDRGLSRKHILESIDRSLKRLQTDYLDIYFAHRYDVETPIEETVMAFDQVVRSGRALYWGTSEWTAAQIAEAVAFAKANGLHAPVVEQPQYSLMYRDRVEKEILPYTDPHGLGLVVWSPLGMGMLTGKYDNGIPEGTRMAQNEGFAKRFVTDENVEKVKQLKTIADELGLTRSELALAWVLRQKGVSSAIIGATKVSHVEDNIRAAGVKLSDDVLARIEAIFPGKESVY from the coding sequence ATGGAATACCGCAAACTGGGCAGAAGTGGTCTGAAAGTCAGTGAAATTTCTCTCGGGGGCTGGGTGACTTTCGGAAACCAGGTGACCGACACCGACCTGACCCGTGACATCATCCTCAAGGCCTTTGAATCAGGCATCAACTTCTTCGACCAGGCCGATGTGTACGCCACAGGAAAATCTGAAGAGATGATGGGCGCTGTGCTGAAAGAACTGCCCCGCCACCGTCTGGTGATCTCCAGCAAGGTGTACTGGCCCATGTCCGAGGATGTGAACGACCGTGGCCTGAGCCGCAAGCACATCCTGGAAAGCATTGACCGCAGCCTCAAGCGCCTGCAGACCGATTACCTGGACATCTACTTTGCACACCGCTATGACGTGGAAACGCCCATCGAAGAAACCGTCATGGCTTTCGATCAGGTGGTTCGTTCTGGTCGCGCACTGTACTGGGGAACCAGCGAGTGGACCGCTGCCCAGATTGCTGAAGCGGTGGCCTTTGCAAAAGCCAATGGCCTGCATGCCCCTGTGGTTGAGCAACCGCAGTACAGTCTGATGTACCGTGACCGGGTGGAGAAAGAAATTCTGCCCTACACCGACCCCCACGGCCTGGGTCTGGTGGTCTGGAGCCCTCTGGGCATGGGCATGCTGACCGGCAAGTACGACAATGGCATCCCTGAAGGCACCCGCATGGCCCAGAACGAGGGGTTCGCCAAGCGCTTTGTCACCGATGAAAACGTTGAGAAGGTCAAGCAACTGAAAACCATTGCGGACGAACTGGGCCTGACCCGCAGCGAACTGGCCCTGGCCTGGGTGCTGCGTCAGAAAGGCGTGTCAAGCGCCATCATTGGGGCCACCAAAGTCAGTCATGTGGAAGACAACATCCGCGCTGCTGGCGTGAAGCTCAGTGACGATGTGCTGGCCCGCATTGAGGCCATCTTCCCTGGCAAAGAAAGCGTGTACTGA
- a CDS encoding DUF3052 family protein translates to MPQPSSKSAREKMHLKPELRIQVFGEPQPTPEEHITGNTTADPDAVVAHAHNQQELEALLPDLRGAIKKNTLIWLLYPKGNKAFHRDTIHTFMRTQGLQGTSMISVDKIWSAMRFKMLD, encoded by the coding sequence ATGCCTCAACCTTCCAGCAAATCAGCCAGGGAAAAGATGCATTTGAAGCCAGAGCTGCGCATTCAGGTGTTTGGGGAACCTCAACCCACACCGGAGGAGCACATCACCGGGAACACCACTGCTGATCCTGATGCTGTGGTGGCCCACGCTCACAACCAGCAGGAACTTGAAGCTTTGCTGCCAGACCTCAGAGGGGCCATCAAAAAAAACACCCTGATCTGGCTTCTGTACCCCAAAGGCAACAAGGCCTTTCACAGGGACACCATCCACACGTTCATGAGAACCCAGGGGCTGCAAGGAACGTCCATGATTTCTGTAGACAAAATCTGGTCTGCGATGCGCTTCAAAATGCTAGACTGA
- a CDS encoding FKBP-type peptidyl-prolyl cis-trans isomerase: MSELKIEKLHEGTGPQVQKGQTVSVHYTGKFEDGRKFDSSVDRGEPLVFPVGVGHVIAGWDQGLLQLNVGDKAILTIPGDLAYGRHGIPGVIPPNATLIFEVEVLGAR; the protein is encoded by the coding sequence ATGTCGGAACTGAAGATCGAAAAACTGCACGAAGGCACAGGCCCCCAGGTTCAAAAAGGCCAGACCGTCAGCGTGCACTACACTGGAAAATTCGAAGATGGCCGCAAGTTTGACTCTTCCGTGGACCGGGGCGAACCCCTGGTGTTCCCTGTGGGTGTGGGTCACGTCATTGCGGGCTGGGACCAGGGTCTTTTGCAGCTCAATGTGGGTGACAAGGCCATCCTGACCATCCCTGGAGATCTTGCCTATGGCCGTCACGGCATTCCCGGCGTGATTCCCCCCAACGCCACCCTGATTTTTGAAGTGGAAGTGCTCGGGGCGCGGTGA